CGGCACCAGAGGGCCTCGGATGGAGAAAGCTCCGCACCGAGACAAGGAAACTGTGTACGGCACAGCTAGCGGTTGACACAAACAGAAAAGTGTCTGGTCTGCTAAGAACTCTACAATCATAAAATAGATTTCTCAAAGTTAAAACAGATAcaagtgaaatatttaataaaataaatataagtgtataaaagacaaggaaactgaaaGTAATAAGCCACAcgaaacaagaaagaaacatcaGGAAAAAGGAGAATTCAAAAACGGACAACCAGCAATGAAAGCCCatcttaatgtatttttattttctaggtgGAGACGCTTGGtaactgagcatcttttcaaggAGGAGAATCCAAAAAGCCTCCTGCTGATATCTAAGGCTGTTTAGCTCCACAGATTCGTAGGCAGCACGCCCAGAGTACAGAGAACGCGGCAAAACCAACGCGAAGAATCCGCTCCAGGCAGTCTGAGAAACCCCCCGGGGGGTGGCGCCACAGATGGAGGGCAGGAGGATGGCGGCCTTCCAAAAGGCACCCGCTGTCAGAGACGTCGGTGTCCTGCTGTCTGTTCCAGGAACGCGGAGGACTGCACCAGGAAAGCTGCTGGAGCGTGAGTCTGTCGGGttcctctccctgccccacctcTTCCACGGATGCCTCTTGCTGCTTCTGTGTCCCCGGCCAACCGAACTCAGGGGACTTCGCTGTACCTGGTTCCAAGGTGCTCTGGACTCCAGGAAAGAGTCCGTTTTGCCAATAGACTCCCGGTAGCCGCCAGCAAGGACTGGAAAGCAGTCCCAAATCACAGCTGTCCAATGAGTACTCTCCTAGTACTGGATACAAAGGGAGGGGCCACGGCCCACGATCTTCTGAACTCACAATAGGCGGAAACCCGGGCTCTGGCGCCACCTCGGGGGAATCCCAAGGCCGCTTCACACAGCCAAGAAAATGTTGCTCCATCGCTTAAGCCTCAGACCAGGAGGAAACAAACGGTTGCCCTGATCAAGGAGGGAGAGCCTTCTGCACTACCCTCAGCCTGGGTATTTATGCTCTACCAGAGCCCGTGGGCGGAGGCCAGTCAGATATCAAGAAACTCATTAGTAGCAAATGCACGAAGATTCGTAGACAAATGAAAAACGATAAAATTTTAGAGAGTTCATAGAACCAAAACGAACCGTGATTCCGACAGAAAAACATAGCGAGAAAAGAAACCGAAAGGAAACAACGCTAAGCAAACCTTGCAGAGAACTAGCACTACAGAACGCACGTATTAAAGAGCGCTGCAAGGACCAAGAACCACTCGTTTTCGGGAAATGGGCGTTGCTGCCACCGGAAAACTGTCCGCTGGGGCTCTGCGCTAATAACCGTCTTGCTAACGAGAAACTGGCACGTTGAACTTAGCAAGCGCCGGCACCTAGCGGATAGCGCTGGTATTGCCAAACAAATATCCGTTTTCGGCGCCGTAAGTGGGGCTGCTAAAGAGAAAGAGCGTGCTCTTAGAAAAGAGCGGTGCTTCCACGCCTAAACAACCTGTTTGGAGGAAATGAACCAACTCTGTTTAAATGTGTCGTGCCAGGAAAATGTGTTGTGGCATGTTAATGTGTTTTAATCCGCTCAGTGTGTTTGACAGGTTTAATATGTTTTAACCCGTTCTAATGGGTTGTGACAGAAAAAGCGCCGGCTAATGGTACCACGGAGTTACTAGTGCCAACGGCGGCTGGGTGCAGTCACCGTTCTGCATGGCAAAACGGGGTTCAGGAAGTTCCTGCGAGATACTAGCGGTTCTAGGAGCGACAAAGTGACAGCACTGAGAACGTAAGGACCCCGCGAACGGGAAACGTCACGTTGGGAGCGGCAACTGAGAAAACGCCCAGTGGGCGCTGCTAGCAAACTTGCTGATACAAAACCGCCAGCTCCGCATGGGAAGCGGAGCCGCCAGACAGAACCCGGAGCCTAACACCAGCGAGGCTAAGACCGAGCTCGGCTCCCCGGCTCCTGAGAGAATGAAAGTCAAGAAGCACGAAGCTGAGACGCTCAAAAttagtaggaaaaacaaaaacaaaaacaaaaacgtaacatttaaataaaaataaaaatttaaaataatgaaagtctGAAATGCAAGTAAAAACGCAAAACACATCGGTAACAC
The Macaca mulatta isolate MMU2019108-1 chromosome 6, T2T-MMU8v2.0, whole genome shotgun sequence DNA segment above includes these coding regions:
- the LOC114678780 gene encoding annexin-2 receptor-like — protein: MEQHFLGCVKRPWDSPEVAPEPGFPPIVSSEDRGPWPLPLYPVLGEYSLDSCDLGLLSSPCWRLPGVYWQNGLFPGVQSTLEPGTAKSPEFGWPGTQKQQEASVEEVGQGEEPDRLTLQQLSWCSPPRSWNRQQDTDVSDSGCLLEGRHPPALHLWRHPPGGFSDCLERILRVGFAAFSVLWACCLRICGAKQP